A genomic stretch from Mycobacterium malmoense includes:
- a CDS encoding type 1 glutamine amidotransferase has translation MADSTVRIGLVLPDVMGTYGDGGNAVVLRQRLRLRGIAAEIVEVTLADPVPESLDLYTLGGAEDYAQRLATRHLLRYPGLQRAAERGAPVLAICAAVQVLGHWYETSSGERVDGVGMLDAITSPQDKRTIGELVSKPLLAGLTQPLTGFENHRGGTVLGPAAAPLGAVVKGAGNRADPPGNGFDGAVQGAVVATYMHGPCLARNPELADLLLTKVVGELAPLTMPEVELLRRERLAAR, from the coding sequence ATGGCTGACTCGACAGTGCGGATCGGGCTGGTGCTGCCCGACGTGATGGGCACCTACGGCGACGGCGGCAACGCCGTGGTGCTTCGCCAGCGGTTGCGGCTGCGCGGGATCGCCGCCGAGATCGTTGAGGTCACGCTGGCCGATCCGGTGCCGGAGTCGTTGGACCTGTACACGCTGGGCGGCGCCGAGGACTACGCGCAGCGGCTGGCCACCAGGCACCTGCTTCGGTACCCGGGCCTGCAGCGCGCGGCGGAGCGAGGCGCGCCCGTGCTCGCGATCTGTGCGGCCGTCCAGGTGCTGGGGCACTGGTATGAGACGTCGTCGGGGGAACGGGTCGACGGCGTCGGCATGCTGGATGCGATCACGTCGCCGCAAGATAAGCGCACCATCGGCGAGCTGGTCAGCAAGCCGCTGCTGGCCGGCTTGACCCAGCCGTTGACCGGTTTCGAAAATCACCGCGGCGGCACCGTCCTGGGGCCCGCGGCGGCACCGCTGGGCGCCGTGGTCAAGGGCGCGGGCAACCGCGCCGACCCCCCCGGCAATGGCTTCGACGGCGCGGTGCAGGGCGCCGTCGTCGCCACCTACATGCACGGCCCGTGCCTGGCCCGCAACCCGGAGCTCGCCGATCTGCTGCTGACCAAGGTGGTGGGTGAGCTGGCGCCGCTGACGATGCCCGAGGT
- a CDS encoding Mur ligase family protein — protein sequence MVTTRARLALAAGASARWASRVTGRGAGAMIGGLVAMTLDRSILRQLGAGRRTVVVTGTNGKSTTTRMTAAALCTLGAVATNAEGANMDAGLVAALAADRGAELTALEVDEMHVPHVLDAVDAAVVVLLNLSRDQLDRVGEINVIERTLRAGLARHPKAVVIANCDDVLMTSAAYDSPNVVWVAAGGAWANDSVSCPRSGEVIVRDKGHWYSTGADFKRPSPQWWFDGETLYGPDGLALPMRLALPGAVNRGNAAQAVAAAVALGADPLKAVAAVSRVDEVAGRYRTVRIGAHEARVLLAKNPAGWQEALSMVDKRAAGVVISVNGQVPDGEDLSWLWDVRFEHFEHTAVVAAGERGTDLAVRLGYAGVEHTLVHDTVAAIASCPPGRVEVVANYTAFLQLQRALARHG from the coding sequence GTGGTTACCACCCGCGCACGTCTGGCCCTGGCCGCGGGGGCGAGCGCACGCTGGGCGTCGCGGGTGACCGGGCGCGGGGCCGGAGCGATGATCGGCGGCCTGGTCGCGATGACCCTGGACCGCTCGATCCTGCGTCAGCTCGGGGCGGGACGGCGCACCGTCGTCGTCACCGGCACCAACGGCAAGTCGACGACCACCCGCATGACCGCGGCCGCGCTGTGCACGCTGGGCGCAGTCGCAACCAACGCCGAGGGCGCCAACATGGACGCCGGTTTGGTGGCCGCGCTGGCCGCCGACCGGGGTGCCGAGCTGACGGCGCTGGAGGTCGACGAGATGCACGTGCCGCATGTTTTAGACGCGGTCGATGCCGCCGTCGTCGTGCTGCTCAACCTGTCGCGCGACCAGCTCGACCGGGTCGGCGAGATCAACGTCATCGAACGCACGCTGCGGGCCGGCCTGGCCCGGCACCCGAAGGCGGTCGTCATCGCCAACTGCGACGACGTGCTCATGACGTCGGCCGCCTACGACAGCCCGAACGTGGTGTGGGTGGCCGCGGGCGGCGCGTGGGCCAACGACTCGGTCAGCTGCCCGCGCAGCGGCGAGGTCATCGTCCGCGATAAGGGGCATTGGTACTCCACCGGCGCCGACTTCAAGCGCCCCAGCCCGCAGTGGTGGTTCGACGGTGAGACTCTGTACGGCCCCGACGGGCTGGCCCTGCCGATGCGGTTGGCGCTGCCCGGCGCGGTGAACCGCGGCAACGCCGCTCAGGCCGTCGCCGCCGCCGTCGCGCTGGGCGCGGATCCTTTGAAAGCGGTGGCGGCGGTCTCCAGGGTCGACGAGGTCGCCGGACGCTACCGCACGGTCCGGATCGGCGCGCACGAGGCGCGGGTCCTGCTGGCCAAGAACCCGGCCGGCTGGCAGGAGGCGCTGTCGATGGTGGACAAGCGCGCGGCCGGGGTGGTCATCTCGGTCAACGGACAGGTGCCCGACGGCGAAGACCTGTCGTGGCTGTGGGACGTGCGGTTCGAACACTTCGAGCACACGGCGGTCGTCGCCGCCGGCGAACGCGGCACCGACCTGGCGGTGCGCCTCGGGTATGCGGGCGTCGAGCACACCCTGGTGCACGACACCGTGGCCGCCATCGCGTCGTGCCCGCCTGGGCGAGTGGAGGTCGTCGCCAACTACACCGCGTTCCTTCAGCTGCAGCGAGCGTTGGCGCGCCATGGCTGA
- a CDS encoding DEDDh family exonuclease, with amino-acid sequence MSHTWGRPARELDGGWAVIDVETSGFRPGQARIISLAVLGLAADGQVEQSVVSLLNPGVDPGPTHVHGLTAAMLEDQPEFVDIVGDVVKVLSGRTLVAHNVAFDYAFLAAEAELADAELPVDTVMCTVELARRLDLGIDNLRLETLASHWGVTQERPHDAFDDARVLTGVLASALELARERDVWLPIHPVTRRRWPNGRVTHDELRPLKVLASRMPCPYFNPGRYVAGRPLVQGMRVALAAEVARTHEELVERILHAGLAYSDVVDRETSLVVCNEATPEYGKGYLARQLGVPLVSDAQFMDCVGAVVGGTGMEEFTSVGAVEDQLALF; translated from the coding sequence ATGAGCCACACCTGGGGTCGACCGGCCCGCGAGCTGGACGGGGGCTGGGCCGTCATCGATGTCGAGACCTCGGGCTTTCGGCCGGGGCAGGCGCGGATCATCAGCCTTGCGGTGCTCGGCCTCGCCGCCGACGGGCAAGTGGAGCAGTCCGTCGTCAGCCTGCTCAACCCGGGGGTGGACCCCGGTCCCACCCACGTGCACGGCCTGACCGCCGCGATGCTCGAAGACCAGCCGGAGTTCGTCGACATCGTCGGTGACGTGGTCAAGGTGCTGAGTGGCCGCACACTGGTCGCGCACAACGTCGCGTTCGACTACGCGTTTCTGGCCGCGGAAGCCGAGCTCGCCGACGCCGAACTTCCCGTCGACACCGTCATGTGCACGGTCGAGCTGGCCCGGCGGCTGGACCTCGGGATCGACAATTTGCGGCTGGAGACGCTGGCCTCGCACTGGGGCGTGACTCAGGAACGGCCGCACGACGCCTTCGACGACGCGCGGGTGTTGACCGGGGTGCTGGCGTCGGCGCTCGAGCTGGCGCGCGAACGCGACGTCTGGCTGCCGATACATCCGGTGACCCGGCGCCGGTGGCCGAACGGCCGGGTGACCCACGACGAGCTTCGGCCGCTGAAGGTGTTGGCGTCGCGGATGCCGTGCCCGTATTTCAATCCGGGCCGGTACGTCGCCGGCAGGCCGCTGGTGCAGGGCATGCGGGTCGCGTTGGCCGCCGAGGTGGCACGGACCCACGAGGAGCTCGTCGAGCGGATCCTGCACGCCGGGCTGGCCTACAGCGACGTGGTCGACCGTGAGACCTCGCTGGTGGTCTGCAATGAAGCCACCCCCGAGTACGGCAAAGGCTATCTGGCCCGGCAATTGGGAGTGCCGTTGGTTTCCGACGCGCAGTTCATGGACTGCGTTGGTGCCGTCGTCGGCGGCACCGGCATGGAGGAATTCACCAGCGTCGGCGCGGTTGAGGACCAGCTCGCGCTGTTCTGA